A part of Aegilops tauschii subsp. strangulata cultivar AL8/78 chromosome 2, Aet v6.0, whole genome shotgun sequence genomic DNA contains:
- the LOC109743743 gene encoding thylakoid lumenal 15.0 kDa protein 2, chloroplastic, translating into MLLLVPSTLPRAPYGAAASTSSPTPLSIHPRPRRHPLAVARCSARRTPPPTAAATGGEAAAAAAASWAGKLAGAVPWKAAVSGALALTLSFSCFVGLVNAKAGVNKPELLPKEFTTVIDVAGFLSSGQENRLRQEIEDLEKDTGYKLRVLAQNYPDTPGLAIKDFWQVDDRTIVFVADPTFGNIINFNIGSLIDLDIPQSFWSRVAGKYGNMFYWKEKGEDASIEGAVMAISRCLREPTGASNCSEVF; encoded by the exons ATGCTTCTCCTCGTCCCATCCACCCTCCCACGGGCACCCTACGGAGCAGCCGCGTCCACATCGTCGCCGACGCCGTTATCCATTCACCCGCGGCCAAGGCGGCATCCTCTCGCCGTCGCGCGCTGCTCCGCTCGCCGGActccgccgcccaccgccgcagccaccggcggggaggccgcggctgctgctgctgcttcgtGGGCCGGCAAGCTAGCGGGCGCCGTGCCATGGAAGGCCGCCGTCTCCGGCGCGCTCGCGCTCACCTTATCCTTCTCCTGCT TTGTTGGTTTGGTCAATGCCAAGGCTGGGGTCAACAAGCCTGAGTTGCTCCCCAAGGAGTTCACCACCGTCATTGACGTCGCCGGTTTTCTCTCTTCAGGCCAG GAAAATCGTTTACGTCAAGAGATTGAAGACCTAGAGAAGGACACTGGATATAAGTTGAGAGTTCTCGCACAAAATTATCCAGATACACCAG GATTGGCTATCAAGGATTTTTGGCAAGTTGATGACAGAACTATTGTCTTTGTTGCAGATCCTACCTTCG GTAACATTATAAATTTCAACATTGGTTCGTTGATTGATCTAGACATTCCTCAGAGCTTCTGGAGTCGTGTTGCAGGGAAGTATGGGAACATGTTCTATTGGAAAGAAAAG GGAGAGGATGCGTCAATTGAAGGCGCTGTGATGGCAATATCGCGCTGCCTGAGAGAGCCCACAGGGGCAAGTAATTGTTCCGAGGTGTTTTAG
- the LOC109743772 gene encoding two-component response regulator ORR42-like produces the protein MELKAKGSTSIKALLVEDIGVCRLVLSTFLLRLHCEVTLAMNGKEAVDLFLEGKKFDIVLFDKDMPVMTGPEAIVKIRAMGETDVKIVGVSADNHAMEAFISAGADLFVPKPIRMEALGPIIQDVINKKTNDMV, from the exons ATGGAGCTCAAGGCCAAAGGATCCACCTCTATCAAGGCACTACTTGTAGAGGACATTGGAGTTTGTAGGTTGGTCCTCTCAACGTTTCTGCTCAGACTTCACTGTGAGGTTACTCTAGCCATGAATGGGAAGGAAGCTGTTGATTTGTTCCTTGAGGGGAAAAAGTTTGACATTGTTTTGTTCGATAAGGATATGCCCGTCATGACTGGTCCAGAG GCAATTGTGAAGATCCGTGCTATGGGGGAAACTGATGTGAAGATTGTTGGGGTTTCTGCCGATAATCATGCCATGGAGGCGTTCATCAGTGCTGGTGCTGATTTATTTGTGCCCAAACCAATAAGGATGGAGGCCCTCGGTCCTATCATTCAGGATGTCATCAACAAGAAGACGAATGACATGGTCTAG